From a region of the Alphaproteobacteria bacterium genome:
- a CDS encoding undecaprenyl-diphosphate phosphatase, with protein sequence MTLLHIVIVALIQGITEFLPISSSAHLILVPAVTGWTDQGLVLDVAVHVGTLGAVIVYFWRDLWAMAKGLALLAAGRPTIEASLVGKLAIATVPVVIAGYLVHEFAPTLFRGVEVIAWATIGFGILLYIADRRAMTLRRLDHLTFGYAVVVGLSQALALIPGTSRSGITMTAARLLGFERTDAARLSLLMSIPVIIAAGTLSGLDLYRAGDPTLTVQAAVAALLAFVAALLAIAAMMAWLRRLTFTPFVVYRVVLGVILLIWVYVYDAQPFTPIAGG encoded by the coding sequence GTGACACTGCTTCATATCGTGATCGTGGCCCTGATCCAGGGCATTACCGAATTTCTTCCCATAAGCTCATCGGCCCACTTGATCCTGGTGCCGGCGGTGACCGGCTGGACCGATCAGGGCCTGGTTTTGGATGTCGCGGTCCATGTCGGGACCCTCGGCGCCGTCATCGTCTATTTCTGGCGCGACCTGTGGGCGATGGCCAAGGGCTTGGCTCTACTCGCGGCCGGCCGGCCGACAATCGAGGCAAGCCTGGTCGGAAAACTGGCGATCGCGACGGTGCCAGTCGTCATCGCCGGGTATTTGGTTCACGAATTCGCGCCGACCCTGTTCCGTGGCGTCGAGGTCATCGCCTGGGCGACGATCGGGTTCGGCATCCTGCTCTACATCGCCGACCGCCGGGCCATGACCCTCCGTCGTCTCGACCACCTCACCTTTGGATATGCCGTGGTGGTCGGACTGTCCCAGGCCTTGGCCCTGATCCCGGGGACCAGTCGTTCCGGCATCACCATGACCGCCGCGCGGTTGCTCGGCTTTGAACGCACCGACGCGGCGCGCCTCTCCCTTTTGATGTCGATCCCAGTGATCATTGCCGCCGGCACCCTGTCGGGCCTCGACCTTTATCGCGCCGGCGACCCGACCCTAACGGTACAGGCTGCGGTCGCCGCGCTGCTGGCGTTCGTGGCGGCGCTGCTGGCCATCGCCGCGATGATGGCTTGGCTGCGCCGGCTGACGTTTACACCATTCGTCGTCTATCGCGTCGTCCTCGGCGTGATACTGCTGATCTGGGTTTATGTCTACGACGCGCAGCCGTTCACGCCGATCGCGGGCGGCTGA
- a CDS encoding complex I NDUFA9 subunit family protein: MTIRRATVFGGSGFIGRYVVERLADAGVVVRIAVRHPNEAALLKPAGNVGQIVPLRAPVTDPDAVAAAVEGADWVINLVGILYQRGARTFAAIHHDGARNVAAAAAAAGVDRLVHVSALGADAKSPSEYARSKAAGEAAVHEALPSATVLRPSVVFGAEDDFINRFAGMARLSWLLPVVGAAPELPFGRRSVTGRDFCRDGGPKFQPVYVGDVADAVVRALEPGQGRGRTFELGGPEVLSMKAILELILRRTNRRRWLVPLPFAIARLQAAFLEYLPVPPLTRDQVAMLERDNVVAEGADTLADLGLRATPIEAVIDSYMDRYRAGGRFSRPRSA; this comes from the coding sequence ATGACGATACGGCGAGCGACGGTTTTTGGCGGGTCCGGGTTTATCGGACGTTACGTCGTCGAGCGCTTGGCCGATGCCGGCGTCGTCGTTCGAATCGCCGTTCGTCATCCGAACGAGGCCGCCTTACTCAAACCGGCCGGAAATGTCGGGCAAATCGTGCCGCTGCGGGCGCCGGTGACCGATCCGGACGCCGTCGCGGCGGCGGTTGAAGGTGCCGATTGGGTAATCAATCTGGTCGGTATCCTTTACCAGCGCGGCGCGCGGACCTTCGCCGCCATCCACCATGACGGCGCGCGCAATGTGGCCGCGGCGGCCGCCGCGGCGGGCGTCGACCGGCTGGTCCATGTCTCGGCGCTCGGCGCCGATGCGAAATCGCCGTCCGAATATGCGCGTTCGAAGGCGGCCGGCGAGGCTGCCGTACACGAGGCGCTGCCCTCGGCGACGGTCTTGAGGCCGAGCGTGGTGTTCGGTGCCGAGGACGATTTCATCAACCGGTTTGCCGGCATGGCGCGCCTATCGTGGCTGCTGCCGGTTGTCGGCGCGGCGCCCGAGCTGCCGTTTGGCCGCCGCTCTGTGACCGGCCGCGATTTCTGTCGCGACGGCGGGCCAAAGTTCCAGCCGGTCTATGTCGGTGACGTCGCCGATGCGGTCGTTCGCGCCCTCGAGCCGGGGCAAGGTCGGGGCCGGACCTTCGAACTCGGCGGCCCGGAAGTCCTCAGCATGAAGGCGATTCTCGAGTTGATCCTGCGCCGGACCAACCGACGGCGCTGGCTGGTGCCGCTGCCGTTCGCCATCGCGCGGTTGCAGGCGGCGTTCCTCGAATATCTCCCGGTACCGCCGTTGACCCGCGACCAAGTCGCGATGCTCGAACGCGACAATGTGGTGGCCGAAGGCGCAGACACGCTGGCCGATCTCGGGCTCCGGGCAACGCCGATCGAAGCCGTGATCGACAGCTATATGGACCGTTACCGTGCCGGCGGACGCTTCAGCCGCCCGCGATCGGCGTGA
- a CDS encoding ribonuclease D: protein MTIELHRGDLPATVELGPVVAVDTETMGLHPHRDRLCLVQLSAGDGSAHLVQLQDDAYQAPRLRAILGDPDRLKLFHYARFDVAVLKRYLDVDCAPVYCTKIASKLCRTFTDRHGLKDLCRDLLGVELSKQQQSSDWGAADLTDEQIGYAASDVLHLHALKARLDAALAREGRSELAARCFAFVPARAALDLAGWPDEDIFAH, encoded by the coding sequence GTGACCATCGAGCTTCACAGGGGAGACCTGCCCGCGACGGTCGAACTGGGCCCGGTTGTCGCCGTCGACACCGAAACGATGGGCCTGCACCCGCATCGTGACCGCCTGTGCCTGGTTCAGCTTTCGGCGGGCGACGGCAGCGCCCACCTCGTTCAACTCCAGGATGACGCGTATCAGGCCCCGCGATTACGGGCGATTCTGGGCGACCCCGACCGATTGAAGCTGTTTCACTATGCGCGCTTCGATGTTGCCGTTCTCAAGCGTTATTTGGACGTCGATTGCGCGCCGGTCTACTGCACCAAGATCGCTTCGAAACTGTGCCGAACCTTCACCGACCGTCACGGATTGAAGGACCTTTGTCGCGACCTACTCGGTGTCGAGCTGTCGAAGCAGCAGCAATCGTCGGATTGGGGCGCCGCCGATTTGACCGACGAACAGATCGGCTACGCCGCGTCGGACGTTCTTCACCTGCACGCCCTCAAGGCGCGGCTGGACGCGGCGCTGGCGCGCGAGGGGCGATCCGAACTGGCGGCCCGCTGTTTCGCATTCGTGCCGGCGCGCGCGGCGCTCGATCTGGCGGGCTGGCCCGATGAGGATATATTCGCCCACTAG
- a CDS encoding KpsF/GutQ family sugar-phosphate isomerase encodes MPKNGHISEDIAAAREALGLEADGLNALAAALDESFASTIDILVAVTGRVIVSGMGKSGLVARKIAATLASVGTPAAFVHPGEASHGDLGMVTANDALIALSNSGETEELSDLLDYAKRFAIPVIAISGDADSTLAKAADVALILPPAEEACPMGLAPTTSTTMMLALGDAIAVTLIKRRGFTESDFQIFHPGGRLSRRLMQVADLMHAGDELPLTADDTVMAEALIQMTQKRFGCVGVLDPSGELVGIITDGDLRRHMSGNLLAMNAADIMTRSPLTIRSSALASEALGLMNARRITSLFVVDGQRPVGILHIHDCLRAGVA; translated from the coding sequence ATGCCGAAGAACGGCCACATCAGCGAGGATATCGCAGCGGCGCGGGAAGCGCTCGGGCTCGAGGCCGACGGCCTGAACGCCTTGGCCGCCGCGCTCGATGAGAGCTTCGCATCGACGATCGACATACTGGTCGCCGTAACCGGACGGGTTATCGTCTCCGGGATGGGCAAGAGCGGGCTCGTCGCCCGCAAGATCGCCGCGACTCTGGCCTCGGTCGGCACCCCGGCCGCATTCGTCCATCCCGGCGAGGCGAGCCATGGCGACCTCGGCATGGTCACCGCCAATGATGCCCTGATCGCCCTGTCCAATTCCGGCGAAACCGAGGAATTGAGCGATTTGCTCGACTACGCCAAACGATTCGCCATCCCCGTCATCGCCATTTCCGGCGACGCCGACAGCACCCTGGCGAAGGCCGCGGATGTCGCGCTCATTCTGCCGCCCGCCGAAGAGGCTTGTCCGATGGGGCTGGCCCCGACAACCTCGACCACCATGATGCTGGCGCTCGGCGACGCGATCGCGGTCACTTTGATCAAGCGTCGCGGATTCACCGAATCCGACTTCCAGATTTTCCATCCGGGCGGCCGGTTGTCGCGCCGCCTAATGCAGGTTGCCGATCTGATGCACGCCGGTGACGAGCTCCCGCTCACCGCCGACGATACCGTGATGGCGGAAGCATTGATTCAAATGACGCAGAAACGGTTCGGCTGCGTCGGTGTCCTCGACCCATCGGGCGAACTCGTCGGGATCATCACCGACGGCGACCTTCGGCGGCATATGAGCGGGAACCTTCTCGCCATGAACGCGGCCGACATCATGACGCGGTCCCCGCTGACTATTCGGTCGAGTGCGCTCGCGAGCGAGGCTCTCGGCCTTATGAACGCGCGGCGCATTACTTCGCTGTTCGTCGTCGACGGACAGCGGCCGGTGGGGATCCTTCATATTCACGACTGCCTGCGGGCGGGGGTCGCGTGA
- a CDS encoding LPS export ABC transporter periplasmic protein LptC, which yields MTAASEIGDKKPPQRLRHLTARAAPSHFSRSHSYVVRFCKIVLPLIAVAMLATAFMWPGFRDRMASFAGFIPAAINAATDDYQVLRMSIRGVDNEDRPFTFTADTAIKYDPDIEEIELLRPSADFELENGSWLAVMADRGHYLKERKALLMQDNVNMFHDEGYEMNTSAAVFSLENSEANSDQPTHGHGEFGEFDAQGGFRILSDGDRILLKGPAKIVIYPDHEDSQ from the coding sequence GTGACCGCGGCGAGCGAAATCGGCGATAAGAAACCGCCGCAGCGCTTGCGCCACCTCACGGCGCGCGCGGCGCCATCGCATTTCAGTCGGAGCCACAGCTATGTCGTCCGGTTCTGCAAGATCGTCTTGCCGTTGATCGCCGTGGCGATGCTGGCGACGGCGTTCATGTGGCCCGGCTTTCGCGATCGCATGGCAAGCTTCGCCGGGTTCATTCCGGCCGCGATCAACGCCGCCACCGACGACTACCAAGTGCTCAGGATGAGCATCCGCGGCGTGGACAACGAAGACCGGCCTTTTACCTTCACCGCTGACACCGCAATCAAATACGATCCCGATATCGAGGAGATCGAGTTGCTGCGCCCGTCGGCGGATTTCGAGCTCGAGAACGGATCGTGGTTGGCCGTCATGGCCGATCGCGGGCACTATCTCAAGGAACGGAAAGCCCTTCTCATGCAGGACAACGTCAACATGTTTCATGACGAGGGCTATGAGATGAATACCAGCGCTGCCGTATTCAGCCTGGAGAACAGCGAAGCGAATAGCGATCAGCCGACGCATGGACACGGCGAATTCGGCGAATTCGATGCCCAAGGCGGCTTTCGGATCCTCTCCGACGGCGATCGCATTCTCCTCAAGGGGCCGGCCAAGATCGTAATCTACCCCGACCACGAAGACTCGCAATGA
- the lptB gene encoding LPS export ABC transporter ATP-binding protein produces MDSSKPTTKPRRLPRFPRRKRPPEDSPDAAGAAPSAPVDDVGAGDSTITQPRLVADNTGLVATGLSKTIKRLEIVRDVDISIGRGEIVGLLGPNGAGKTTTFYLLTGLIPANRGTIVLDGIDVTDLPLYRRARMGLGYLPQESSVFRGLSVEENLLALLEVTEPDREARQTIADELLEEFGISRVRHAAAIALSGGERRRVEIARALTTRPNILLLDEPLTGIDPIAIGELKDLILQLRDRGIGVLVTDHNVREMLTMVDRAYIIHNGAVLAAGVPGDIVSNEDVRRVFLGHRFRL; encoded by the coding sequence ATGGACTCTTCAAAACCGACGACTAAGCCTCGGCGGCTGCCGCGTTTCCCCCGGCGAAAGCGACCGCCGGAGGACTCGCCCGACGCCGCCGGTGCGGCTCCTTCGGCACCTGTCGACGACGTCGGCGCGGGCGATTCGACCATAACGCAACCTCGGCTTGTCGCCGACAACACCGGTTTGGTGGCGACCGGTCTGAGCAAGACGATCAAGCGCCTCGAAATCGTGCGCGATGTCGACATCAGCATTGGCCGCGGCGAGATTGTCGGGCTCCTCGGCCCCAACGGCGCCGGCAAGACGACCACGTTCTACCTGCTCACGGGCCTCATTCCAGCCAATCGCGGAACCATTGTGCTCGACGGCATCGACGTCACCGATCTGCCCCTCTACCGCCGCGCCCGCATGGGTCTCGGCTATCTACCCCAGGAATCATCCGTGTTTCGCGGCCTCTCCGTCGAAGAGAACCTGTTGGCATTGCTCGAGGTTACGGAACCGGACCGCGAGGCACGCCAAACGATCGCCGATGAGCTTCTGGAAGAGTTCGGCATATCGCGCGTCCGCCATGCCGCCGCAATAGCGCTGTCGGGCGGTGAGCGGCGCAGGGTGGAAATCGCCCGCGCTTTGACGACGCGGCCGAATATCCTGCTCCTCGACGAGCCGCTCACCGGCATCGATCCGATCGCCATAGGCGAGCTGAAGGATCTCATTCTCCAGCTCCGCGATCGCGGTATCGGCGTCCTGGTGACCGATCATAATGTCCGCGAGATGCTGACCATGGTCGACCGCGCCTATATAATCCACAATGGTGCGGTTCTCGCTGCCGGTGTCCCCGGGGACATCGTCTCGAACGAAGACGTGCGCCGGGTTTTTCTCGGCCACCGCTTTCGACTGTGA
- the rpoN gene encoding RNA polymerase factor sigma-54: MAIKTQLVPQQTVSPVVSPQMRQAIAMLQLSTLELTSAIAEEIERNPLLEWAEADFGASGAVAQGPGGGDRSPPPGTAATGSGRPNYVTALFGSSVRKPAAESGEAEGRGSGIRSGDPTLQEHLTQQLHEATRDPVDHAIGGFLIGNLDDAGYLRTSPRDAAVQLQCEEARVATVLERVQRFDPPGVFARDLAECLALQLEERGRLDAAMGRLIGNIDVLARQDRAALKRICEVDDDELDGMIAEILALDPKPGLAFDTEVTTTIVPDVFVTRTGNGEWRVELNSDTLPRLIINNAYRTEISRSRGRPEKSYIAECFSSANWLIKALNQRAETILKVASEIVVRQQRFLAGGVVELRPMVLRDVAAAIDLHESTVSRAANNKYMATPGGVFELKYFFSSSIARSDGGEAVSGKAVRHRIAELVANEDPASALSDARIAEILDREGIAIARRTVAKYRKILGLEPSAVRRRRKRTGPR; encoded by the coding sequence ATGGCGATAAAGACACAGCTCGTACCGCAGCAGACCGTCTCGCCTGTGGTGTCGCCGCAGATGCGTCAGGCGATTGCAATGCTGCAACTCTCGACGCTCGAACTGACCTCCGCGATCGCCGAGGAAATCGAACGCAATCCGCTCCTCGAATGGGCGGAAGCGGATTTCGGCGCCTCGGGCGCCGTTGCCCAGGGTCCGGGTGGCGGCGATCGATCGCCGCCACCGGGGACCGCAGCCACGGGTTCGGGACGGCCAAATTATGTGACGGCGCTGTTCGGATCGTCGGTCCGCAAGCCGGCGGCCGAATCCGGCGAGGCGGAAGGCCGCGGCAGCGGTATCCGTTCCGGCGATCCCACCCTGCAAGAGCACCTCACCCAGCAGCTCCACGAAGCGACGCGCGATCCGGTCGATCACGCTATCGGCGGCTTCCTGATCGGCAACCTGGACGACGCCGGCTACCTGAGGACGTCTCCGCGCGATGCCGCCGTCCAGCTTCAGTGCGAAGAGGCTCGCGTCGCGACGGTCCTCGAACGGGTTCAGCGTTTCGACCCGCCTGGTGTCTTCGCCCGCGATCTGGCGGAATGTCTGGCACTGCAACTGGAGGAGCGCGGCCGCCTCGATGCGGCGATGGGCCGCTTGATCGGCAACATCGACGTTTTGGCCCGGCAAGACCGAGCGGCCCTGAAAAGAATCTGCGAGGTCGACGATGATGAACTCGACGGCATGATCGCAGAAATCCTCGCCCTCGATCCCAAGCCGGGCCTGGCGTTCGATACCGAAGTCACCACCACCATCGTACCCGACGTGTTCGTCACCCGGACCGGGAATGGCGAATGGCGGGTCGAATTGAATTCCGACACCTTGCCGCGCCTGATTATCAATAACGCTTACCGCACCGAGATATCGCGCAGTCGGGGGCGGCCGGAAAAGAGCTACATCGCCGAATGCTTTTCGTCGGCCAACTGGCTGATCAAGGCGCTCAATCAACGGGCCGAAACGATTCTGAAGGTGGCGAGCGAGATCGTCGTCCGGCAACAGCGATTTCTCGCCGGCGGCGTGGTGGAATTGCGCCCGATGGTGCTGCGCGATGTCGCCGCCGCGATCGACCTTCACGAGAGCACCGTCAGCCGGGCGGCGAACAACAAGTACATGGCGACGCCGGGCGGCGTCTTCGAACTCAAATACTTTTTTTCGTCCTCGATCGCGCGATCCGACGGTGGTGAAGCGGTATCGGGCAAGGCAGTGCGCCACCGTATTGCCGAACTGGTCGCCAACGAGGATCCGGCATCGGCCCTGTCGGATGCGAGAATCGCCGAAATCCTCGATCGCGAAGGCATCGCTATCGCCCGCAGGACAGTGGCCAAATACCGCAAAATCCTGGGTCTCGAGCCTTCCGCGGTACGCCGCAGGCGAAAGCGAACGGGCCCACGATAG
- the raiA gene encoding ribosome-associated translation inhibitor RaiA produces MHLSVSGKQMDVGGALKSHVEQGLATTVTKYFDNAIEAHVVFSRVAHQIRSDISVHVGRGIIVQGHGESADAYSAFDGASDRIGKRLRRYKGRLRDHHRNRGPQVDTQMAQQYVLAANHDEDDGEPTGDEASPMVIAESSTQIATVTVGEAVMMMDLAELAAMMFRNVAHGGLNMLYRRQDGNIGWVDPRGNREKTKNI; encoded by the coding sequence ATGCACCTTTCGGTTTCGGGCAAGCAAATGGACGTTGGAGGAGCGTTGAAATCCCACGTCGAGCAAGGGCTTGCCACCACTGTCACAAAGTACTTCGACAACGCCATCGAGGCCCATGTGGTATTCTCGCGCGTCGCCCATCAGATACGCTCCGACATCTCGGTCCATGTTGGCCGCGGCATCATCGTCCAGGGCCACGGCGAATCGGCGGATGCCTATTCCGCTTTCGATGGGGCGTCGGACCGGATCGGCAAGCGGTTGCGGCGCTACAAGGGTCGGTTGCGGGACCATCATCGCAATCGCGGCCCGCAGGTCGACACTCAGATGGCCCAGCAATATGTCCTGGCCGCCAACCACGACGAAGACGATGGCGAGCCGACGGGCGACGAAGCGAGCCCAATGGTGATCGCCGAATCCTCGACCCAGATCGCCACCGTGACGGTCGGCGAGGCGGTCATGATGATGGATTTGGCCGAATTGGCGGCGATGATGTTTCGCAACGTCGCCCATGGCGGATTGAACATGCTCTACCGGCGACAGGACGGAAATATCGGCTGGGTCGATCCACGAGGCAATCGTGAAAAAACGAAAAATATTTAA
- the ptsN gene encoding PTS IIA-like nitrogen regulatory protein PtsN, producing the protein MNIGELVSPARVLPALRASSKKQTLQELARFAAKHLDLDERTVFDILLERERLGTTGVGHGVAIPHGKLSTLDRLHGFFARLESPVGFDAIDEQPVDLIFLLLAPETAGADHLKALAQVSRLLRDQNACKKLRESESTDGIYALLTETAASEAA; encoded by the coding sequence ATGAACATTGGTGAGCTTGTCAGCCCGGCTCGGGTTCTCCCGGCGCTCAGGGCCAGCAGCAAGAAACAGACTCTGCAAGAATTGGCCCGTTTCGCTGCGAAGCACCTCGACCTCGACGAACGAACGGTCTTCGACATCCTTCTCGAGCGCGAACGATTGGGCACGACGGGGGTCGGGCACGGCGTCGCCATCCCGCACGGCAAATTGTCGACCCTTGACAGATTGCATGGCTTTTTCGCCCGCCTCGAGTCGCCGGTCGGGTTCGATGCCATCGATGAACAACCGGTGGATTTGATTTTTCTTCTGTTGGCCCCCGAGACCGCGGGCGCCGATCATCTGAAGGCGCTGGCCCAAGTATCGCGACTGCTGCGCGACCAGAACGCGTGCAAGAAATTACGCGAATCCGAATCCACCGACGGGATTTACGCGCTGCTGACGGAGACCGCCGCCAGCGAAGCGGCCTGA
- a CDS encoding DUF1150 family protein, which produces MKTSSHSPGRHHLSPEKFAVLGLNQLAYVKPITVDGRLVFAIHGADGSELAVFEDRETAFVAARRNDFEAVSVH; this is translated from the coding sequence ATGAAGACATCCAGCCACAGTCCCGGCCGCCACCATCTGTCGCCCGAGAAATTTGCCGTGCTCGGGCTCAATCAATTGGCCTACGTCAAGCCGATAACCGTCGACGGTCGTTTGGTCTTTGCCATTCATGGCGCGGACGGTTCCGAACTCGCCGTCTTCGAAGACCGTGAGACCGCTTTCGTGGCCGCCAGGCGGAACGATTTCGAGGCCGTCAGCGTCCACTGA
- a CDS encoding Hsp20 family protein — MSRVSMFNSPLLLGFDQFEEVLDRLAKAPADGYPPYNIEQIGDTGLRITLAVAGFGQDDLVVQLENNQLIVSGRLGEDKDRLYLHRGIATRQFKRTFVLAEGIDIIDASLDSGLLNIDLRRPDPKSRVKNIAIRNANSGGGDGTPGRTIEVETDERSAES, encoded by the coding sequence ATGTCTCGCGTATCGATGTTCAACAGCCCGCTTTTGCTGGGTTTCGACCAGTTCGAAGAGGTCCTGGACCGCTTGGCCAAGGCGCCAGCTGACGGTTATCCTCCTTATAATATTGAACAAATTGGCGATACCGGCCTGCGCATCACATTGGCTGTCGCGGGCTTCGGTCAGGACGATTTGGTGGTCCAGCTCGAAAACAACCAACTCATCGTCAGCGGTCGCCTCGGCGAAGACAAGGACCGCCTCTATCTGCACCGCGGAATCGCCACCCGCCAATTCAAGCGCACTTTTGTCCTGGCGGAAGGCATAGATATCATCGATGCCAGTCTCGACAGCGGATTGCTGAACATCGACCTTCGCCGGCCGGATCCGAAAAGCCGGGTCAAGAATATCGCCATTCGCAATGCAAATTCCGGCGGCGGCGATGGCACCCCGGGGCGGACGATCGAGGTCGAGACCGACGAGCGCAGCGCGGAGTCATGA
- a CDS encoding OmpA family protein gives MGNTYISDQLDATESMATSGSAFDKALHKEYMWVARTEHASGEPASNVGALMFNKRSATAGSGQRVDPIDPASVAVDDPEIVDGYKRLTAAAAAGGADKAPADMAKAQAAFDCWVYAVCNRQSGIAEECKKRFLDAMAAVEAALAPAGPPMASNFIAYFDWDSSAIRPDAAQVLNEVLRAAGGMEGSKVFATGYTDTSGSPQYNLGLSERRAVSVRDYLINGGLGSYRIFIDWRGEADPRVPTGPNVREQENRRVEMRLQ, from the coding sequence TTGGGCAATACCTATATTAGTGATCAGCTGGATGCGACCGAAAGCATGGCCACTTCTGGCTCGGCTTTCGATAAGGCCCTGCATAAGGAGTATATGTGGGTTGCCCGTACCGAGCATGCCAGCGGCGAGCCCGCCAGCAATGTCGGCGCGCTCATGTTCAACAAGCGATCGGCAACCGCTGGCAGCGGCCAGAGAGTTGACCCGATTGACCCCGCTTCGGTCGCGGTCGACGATCCGGAAATCGTTGACGGCTACAAGCGTTTGACCGCCGCGGCTGCGGCGGGCGGCGCCGACAAGGCCCCGGCCGACATGGCCAAGGCCCAAGCGGCGTTCGATTGTTGGGTTTATGCCGTCTGCAATCGTCAGAGCGGCATCGCGGAAGAGTGTAAGAAGCGCTTCCTCGACGCGATGGCAGCCGTTGAAGCGGCGCTCGCCCCGGCAGGTCCGCCGATGGCGTCCAACTTCATCGCTTACTTTGACTGGGATTCGTCTGCCATCCGGCCGGACGCCGCACAGGTCCTCAACGAGGTTCTGCGGGCTGCTGGCGGCATGGAAGGCTCGAAGGTCTTCGCCACCGGTTACACCGATACGTCAGGCTCGCCGCAGTACAATCTCGGCCTGTCAGAACGGCGTGCGGTTTCGGTACGCGATTACCTGATCAATGGCGGCCTCGGTTCCTACCGGATCTTCATCGACTGGCGCGGTGAAGCGGATCCGCGGGTGCCCACCGGACCGAACGTCCGTGAGCAGGAGAACCGCCGGGTGGAAATGAGGCTGCAATAG
- a CDS encoding EF-hand domain-containing protein produces MPALRFGRSPRGPAEVIVLYPERRIPVPAAPAAAPYLRPQWRRSIGIMAIGLAACAAFASLALADDIAATDRTSSAFASVDRNRDGRIDLTEIRLSAFQMFAALDQDRDNVLSLDELGADGRSDFRAADADRNNGLSLDEFLDAHVVGYRRAAGAQTSGFGLDGLTDW; encoded by the coding sequence GTGCCCGCATTGCGGTTCGGCCGGTCGCCGCGCGGCCCCGCCGAAGTGATCGTGCTCTATCCCGAGCGGCGAATTCCAGTACCCGCAGCACCCGCCGCAGCGCCTTACCTGCGACCGCAGTGGCGCCGTTCGATCGGCATCATGGCAATCGGGCTTGCCGCCTGCGCGGCCTTCGCGTCGTTGGCGCTGGCCGACGACATTGCCGCGACGGATCGGACCTCGTCGGCGTTCGCAAGTGTCGACCGCAATCGTGACGGTCGCATCGATCTCACCGAAATTCGTCTGTCCGCTTTTCAGATGTTTGCTGCGTTGGACCAGGACCGCGACAATGTCCTGTCGCTTGATGAGCTCGGCGCTGACGGGCGATCGGATTTTCGGGCGGCGGACGCGGATCGTAACAACGGTCTTTCACTCGACGAATTTCTCGACGCCCACGTCGTCGGCTATCGGCGCGCCGCCGGGGCGCAGACGAGCGGCTTCGGCCTTGACGGTCTAACCGACTGGTAG
- a CDS encoding carbon-nitrogen hydrolase translates to MRVALYQTTPNRGSVADGLDRLAAAAGQAAAEGADILITPEMFLSGYNIGAEAVRARAEAADGPAARAAAEIARTNKIGLLYGYPELTTDGAVYNAIQLIGADGDMVSDYRKTHLFGAVDRAMFSAGTALARPVIYGGWRLAVAICYDIEFPELARALALAGAEAILVPTANMAPFVSIATRVVPSRAEENEVFVAYANYVGTEGEFDYVGLSCIAGPDGADLARAGVAEEMIFADFDRAHFESVRQVSTHLGDRRPDLYATSDSQLTDPGDGA, encoded by the coding sequence ATGCGAGTCGCGCTCTATCAAACTACGCCCAACCGCGGCTCCGTCGCCGACGGCCTCGATCGACTGGCAGCGGCGGCCGGGCAGGCGGCGGCCGAGGGCGCCGATATCCTGATTACGCCGGAGATGTTTCTCTCCGGCTACAACATCGGCGCCGAGGCGGTGCGGGCGCGGGCCGAGGCGGCGGACGGGCCGGCGGCGCGGGCGGCCGCCGAAATCGCTCGGACCAACAAGATCGGGTTGCTCTACGGCTATCCGGAACTGACCACGGACGGCGCGGTTTATAACGCGATTCAACTGATCGGCGCCGACGGCGACATGGTGAGCGACTATCGCAAGACCCATCTGTTCGGCGCCGTCGACCGGGCGATGTTCTCGGCCGGCACGGCGCTTGCCCGACCGGTGATCTATGGCGGCTGGCGGCTGGCGGTGGCGATTTGCTACGACATCGAGTTTCCCGAGCTGGCACGCGCCCTGGCGCTCGCCGGCGCGGAGGCGATCTTGGTTCCGACCGCCAACATGGCGCCGTTCGTCTCGATCGCGACTCGGGTGGTGCCGTCCCGCGCCGAGGAGAACGAGGTGTTCGTCGCCTACGCCAATTATGTCGGCACCGAGGGCGAATTCGACTATGTCGGCTTGAGCTGCATCGCCGGCCCCGACGGCGCGGACCTCGCCCGCGCCGGGGTGGCCGAAGAAATGATCTTCGCCGACTTCGATCGTGCCCATTTCGAGTCTGTGCGGCAGGTGTCGACCCACCTTGGCGACCGCCGGCCGGATCTCTATGCGACAAGCGATTCCCAACTCACCGATCCCGGGGACGGCGCATGA